A genome region from Arachis duranensis cultivar V14167 chromosome 6, aradu.V14167.gnm2.J7QH, whole genome shotgun sequence includes the following:
- the LOC107493963 gene encoding uncharacterized protein At3g28850, which produces MGCVSSKCIREEMKLEEQHHHVTLTNNGGGGYLNHVVSLTSTTYGALKLDNEQQPPTPKKTQCVVTTACSDSKTHMESPSPSPARKEEKPEAIINTWELMEGLEEETQLQLQPLTVKKSPKSTPFLRGFTATTPSDTTKRSPSLKLKRSIGKENKVLQDNNGFTRGGGVRRLDYPSPKSNNVLKTAHSCPNTCKPAFNSGFQPKGSPIHAKRNSVGSETGSAKSLQRKSPLFDPDLVASYERELSEEEEQIKRMIWATPRTRRARKSIDSMKLLQSFEKKCPPGGENVIVIYTTTLRGIRKTFEDCNKVRSIVESYYVHVVERDVSMDSGFKEELRKLMGTKEVKVPVVFVKGRLVGGAEQVVKLEEEEKLGALFEGIPMAVGGGGCEGCGGVRFLMCVACNGSCKVLDSEDPKKTVRCGKCNENGIVQCPLCC; this is translated from the coding sequence ATGGGCTGTGTCTCCTCAAAATGCATCAGGGAGGAAATGAAGCTAGAAGAACAACACCACCATGTCACTCTCACCAACAATGGTGGCGGCGGTTACTTGAACCACGTGGTGTCTCTCACTTCTACCACCTACGGAGCACTTAAGTTAGACAACGAACAACAACCTCCAACCCCCAAGAAAACACAATGCGTGGTCACCACTGCTTGTTCTGATTCTAAGACTCACATGGAATCTCCATCCCCATCACCTGCTCGTAAAGAAGAGAAGCCAGAGGCCATCATCAACACTTGGGAACTCATGGAAGGTCTCGAAGAGGAAACGCAACTACAATTGCAACCGCTGACGGTGAAGAAGAGTCCCAAGTCAACGCCTTTTCTTCGCGGCTTCACTGCTACTACTCCTTCTGACACCACCAAAAGAAGCCCTTCCTTGAAGTTGAAGAGATCCATCGGGAAGGAGAATAAAGTTCTTCAGGATAATAACGGTTTCACCAGAGGAGGTGGTGTTAGGCGCTTGGATTATCCAAGCCCTAAGAGCAATAATGTTCTCAAAACCGCACATTCTTGCCCCAACACTTGCAAGCCAGCGTTCAATTCGGGGTTTCAACCAAAAGGGTCTCCGATTCACGCAAAAAGGAATAGTGTTGGGAGTGAAACCGGGTCCGCGAAATCGTTGCAGAGGAAGAGTCCCCTGTTTGATCCAGACCTCGTTGCTTCATACGAAAGGGAActctcagaagaagaagaacaaatcaaGAGAATGATTTGGGCAACTCCGAGAACGCGAAGAGCAAGAAAATCAATAGACTCGATGAAACTTCTTCAGTCTTTCGAGAAGAAGTGCCCTCCTGGAGGAGAAAACGTCATTGTTATATACACCACAACGTTACGAGGTATAAGGAAGACATTTGAAGATTGCAACAAAGTTCGGTCCATCGTTGAATCCTATTACGTTCACGTGGTGGAGCGCGATGTTTCCATGGACTCGGGGTTCAAAGAGGAGTTGCGGAAGCTAATGGGGACAAAAGAAGTGAAGGTTCCTGTTGTGTTCGTGAAGGGAAGGTTGGTTGGAGGTGCTGAACAAGTTGTGAAGCTCGAAGAAGAGGAGAAGCTCGGTGCTCTTTTTGAAGGGATACCCATGGCGGTGGGGGGCGGTGGCTGTGAAGGATGCGGTGGCGTTAGGTTTCTGATGTGTGTGGCGTGCAATGGGAGCTGCAAGGTTTTGGATAGTGAGGATCCTAAGAAGACTGTGAGGTGTGGTAAGTGCAATGAGAATGGAATTGTTCAGTGTCCCCTTTGTTGCTAA